The Bacillus sp. FJAT-27916 genomic interval AATCCGCCACCCTTTTCTTTCTTATACACCCTTGCTGGAACCGCTAAAGCCTGTGCAAATTCAGGAACATCCGCTGTCACCGTTGCACCTGCTCCCACTACAGCCCAGCGCCCAATTTCCACATCGGGTATAACCGTTGCATTCGCCCCAACCAATACACCTTGGTTTACTTTAACCCCGCTAGTCAAGCATGCACGCGGTGATATTTGGACAAAATCATCTATATGGCAATCATGTTCAACGACAGAAGCGGTATTAATGATGCCGTGCTTGCCAATCTTCGCTTCCGCATTCACGACGGCCCCCGGCATCACGACCGTGCCAACTCCTATCTCAGCATTCGGGCTCACGATCGCACGCTTGGAAATGACGGATGTATAGCAGTCATCCGCTAGATTCAACTGATTAACCACCGTTTTTCTTGTTAAATTATCACTAATTGTGATAACGAGCCTCGCACAGAACACATGACTTAAGAGAGATTTAGCCGCAGCAATCGGCCCATAATAAATGTCACCCTTCTTAAACAGCTTTTCATATCGGTTATCCAAGTACGCAGCAATCCTGTCAGGAGCTGTGCTTTCAATCATATCTTTGACAACCTTGCTATGACCGTCATCTCCCACTAATATATAATTCATCTAATTCCCACTCCTTGAGTTCGGACGGTTTCAATATAGAAACACAGTCGTCTCCCCCTTCGATTCACTTCCTTATGATGATATTTCTGGTATTCAAGGACAAAGAAAGCACATGGAAATCCTACTCTCCATCCCACAGCGCTATCATCACATCAAAAAGCAATGGCTTATGTACAGTACATGGACAAGTACGTTATTATTCTTCCTACCCTTCTTTCCCTTTAATCATTCGGAAAGACATTCCTAAATAATGGAAAATGAGTATCAGGGTAGGTAAATAAAACGAACAGGACTTTCAGCCAAGCTATTCAATTTCATAGGGGGTACTCATATTATAAAGCAAATAATCTATCATCGATATGTCAGGAGGGAACATATTTCAATAGAATTGTATACAAAGCTTCAATAGGATAATCTCTCGCAACCATCTCCTTATTCAGCAAACCCGCTAAATTCTTTATTAAGAACGATAAGATTAAATAAACCAACGTTTCCATCATTGGACAGGAATGTGCCAGGATTGTTATCAGACCTCTGAATCAGTGATTGCTGTTAGATTTATACAAAACGACAATAAACTTGTTTCGTCATTCGTTCATCCTTATAGTCCATATATTGAATAGTCAAATATATACCTTTAAATTGTTCTTTACCAAGAATTTATAGGATAAAAATACCATTTTTCTATTAGACTTGTCAATGTCTCTTCTAAAACAAGAAAAAATTATAGGATTAAATCTAATTAGGAGAGTTTTTGTATACGTATAAAGTGATGAACAATATTTTATTAAAAAAGTTACCAAGGTATATTGAC includes:
- a CDS encoding acetyltransferase, which encodes MNYILVGDDGHSKVVKDMIESTAPDRIAAYLDNRYEKLFKKGDIYYGPIAAAKSLLSHVFCARLVITISDNLTRKTVVNQLNLADDCYTSVISKRAIVSPNAEIGVGTVVMPGAVVNAEAKIGKHGIINTASVVEHDCHIDDFVQISPRACLTSGVKVNQGVLVGANATVIPDVEIGRWAVVGAGATVTADVPEFAQALAVPARVYKKEKGGGFNANASY